The window atgtgtttaatttttttaatgtataaattcTCCATATAAAAGATTTAAGCACTCATcatatgcatttacatttaacaattCGATACATACCTCTGCAAGTcttccatttttcttttacatttgttcTTTGTCTTCTCAATAAAGACTATTTCTGTACAGTATTTCAGTCTGAATTCCTTCAAAGGCAGTTTGAACAGCAAGGCTTTTAAACAAACTACTGACTGCTATTGTGCaagcaaatataaaaatctaGATTGCTGTTTAATAGGTTTTCGTTTTAATGCtggctgtaaaataaaaaaaaacaaatggcaAAAACCTAATAATATTAGGCAATCTACAACATTTGAAATCTATATTTGAGAATTTGTTTTGGTTAAAATGCTCCGATCCCATTCCACACAACTAGTAAAAGCCTTAAATTATTGTGCTTGTTGCCTATATGGTTCCATACATTTAACTACAATTATGTTAAGTAAGTATAATGAAGAAATTGTCTTTTCTCGTTTATACTTGAGACATACATTATGCTAGCATCTGGAGTGCTGAAAAAGCATGCAAGTTACACTGATGCTTTTTCATgaccataaaaaacattttacaattgtGAACCACAGTGTTTTTGGGAGACTAGTGAAATAAAGCAATAATTACAGCGATGCATTAAGTGACCAATTAAGACATTACAGAATACACCACCAGTCAATGAATGTGTTAAGCAGATAAACATGCAATTACATTGATTTACGCACAAATGTTAATAGATAATTTAAAGTCATAAAACCCAATGGTGAAAAAGGGTGTATTCAGTGATGAGCACATGTACTCCAATGTCAAAAGCtggttaaaacaaacaaacaaaacatcgtTTGGATTGTAAACAGTAAGAAATCTCATGGCTCTGTTTTCACGTCTGTATCACAGCTTGCAAATAAAAAGAGGAAACAAAAGAAGACACTTCTTCCTTCCAGGAGTGGTGTAAAGAGGCACACGACAATGATATCTTACCACAGTGCCTGGTTTGATTAACCATTGACACGCTTTAGTCATTGATGTGTCTGTGAAATGATGGTTGTCTGTGTCTGTGAAATGATGGTTGTCATGGTGACAGGTTAACCTATGTAAAATGGCTTCTCTCCTTCCACAACTGACACGCCACACGACAGTTTGGAGGTTGTGCGTCATTTTCCGACATCCTTCTTTATTCCTCCGTTCTCGTGTCTATCGTACTCTTTACTGGAAGTGTGACTTCCAgattaaaatctttttaaaatgttgcctGAGAACCTGTCAGAAACTCTGGTTATCACTTTGCATCGTCACCCTTCACCTAaaggaaacaagaaaaaaacaaagacattcagaGTTGAATAATTACTTGATAAATTGTACGGAGAGATTTCAATCTAATATAGACAACAATCACGAATGCAAATTCAAGGACATCCTGAGGAGATGGATAACAGTATATTATACAGTCGTGGAAAAGttaatttttcactttttcagaattttaaatttttctgaatttactaggTTAAATGTTCAAGTAAGATTATAATTTTGGTTTCATTATTTCAACTGGTGAccacatttctcccaaatgaaaatattgctttttatttgcaGTATATTTTAACTGGACAACCTGGTCAAAATTTTGGAGTTTGAATACCGCAAAGAAAAGTGAATTCACTATTAAACAACACAGTACTAATGCTTTTACATTTAAGGATCAGTTCAAAATGAATATAAGATTAAAAGCCTTTTTCACAACTATCATGCATCTTTGCATTCTCgtagtctttcacattgctgttgggtgactttatGTCATTCCTGAGCTTTGTTTTGGtcgaaattcaacaaacactggactggaattgcCACAATACACAAAACTGGGgttgtttcttaatttttttcaatgGCTGTATATTAGAAGAATATTATAATACAgacataatatttatatattaaactcGGCTCACCTGAGACTGTGCACCTGTGCTAAGTGCAGGGGGGTCAGCCTTAGCAGGGGATGAAGGGACACTCCCATTGGGCTCAGTGATCAGCAGGGTCCGCCTATCACGGGCCAATTTGGGGTCACACTTTGTCACCCGGAATCTAGGGAAGATTAAAGTAAATGACGTCAGagttattttgaaataaattccACAGGAACAACTAATACTAATATCAATAATACTGACGATCAACTAGATTTCTGTGTTAAATGCATCTACTTTTTATTAATCATGCATGGTCATCTATAACAACAACTAAAAtcctatatatttacatattttagaaatgctaaaattatattttcataatcatgtatttattcaagTTCATCTAGTTTTATGGAAACAAACAGTCAGCCCTAGGAAAGCCCTGTATGTTTAGGTCATGACCCCATCATCAGATGCACGCGAGGGTGTGTGAAATCCTGCGTATATAAATGTGCTTATGCAAATGACACGAACCTGCCCACAGACAACACTGTGACCTCTCCCATGTGACTGCGTCTGTCTATCCTCTTGCTGGACAAGCGTCTCATGAGAGGCCATTTTTTTTGGTTGCAGCGGTTGCAGATGTTCTTATGTCCGCTGGCTCCTCCGATGGTGTGCAGGTGGTTACAGGTGTGTTTGGCCGTGCTGGGTAAAAATCCTGGCAGCGCAGGGCTCAAGGGGCTGTTGGGCGTGTTTGGAGAGGTGGGCGTGTTTGGAGAGGTGGGCGTCACTGGGGCACTGTTGGAAATTTTagacaaacagaaaaatatcagctTAACTGCGACGTTAGATCAAGGAAGCCAGAGTAAAAGCACATTACGCACGTGCCGCGCGCACTGTATGCAAAACAGTTGTATGCAAACATGGAAAACTTGGAGGAGCAGctgaatttacatttgttggGTACtgaatcccacaatgcaatgcatttgATATGATCTTTGAAGCGTTTTCCCAAAACAACATTACAAGAATAATAAAAGACCGCAAACAGTGGATATGTCATTCTCATTCTGAACACATCCTTTTAAGGttatttttgtctatttgttttagatataaTAAACACTTCCGCCCTATCCTAACATCCTAATCAGCTCAACCACCCGCGTTTGGAGCGGGACTATTGTTTGTCTGACCAAAGGCAGATGGGGGACATCTTTTggaaaaccttttatttttgcaaGTCTATTTGCTGATGCTAGCGGAgcagaaattacacacttcacctttaacaCCCACTGCGATTTTGCAAAAGTGGAGCAGCTGGTTCCAGAGCGACACAGATACTCTCTTTCCCTGCTGCTTTATCTCCTCTCTTGCTTCCTCGCTGTGTTTATTTGGTCCTTTCACGCTGACAGTTAGAAAAAGGGGCAAACGCTTTAGTCATTTTCTTATCTGTCTTCATTACACTGCGGGAcattgtgcatgtgtgtctgcaAGCCTCACTTGAGAGGAAGAGTAGGACAGAGATGTTACCTGCACTGCCATCTGCAAGAGGGATTATAAGAAAACAAACGAGGAGATACGTGCATGTGCACACATATAGATGTTCTTAACACTTCAACCCCTTCAGACTCAACTCATTCAGTAATACTCAACCAAAGAATCAAGGtctgtgaaaacacaagagtttACTAAACACCTGTGTGTTTAGTAACTGAGAGCCACAACTACATAGCGTGAGAGCAGTTGGCTTGATTATTTATAAACTTTGATTTAAA of the Triplophysa dalaica isolate WHDGS20190420 chromosome 1, ASM1584641v1, whole genome shotgun sequence genome contains:
- the rell1 gene encoding RELT-like protein 1, yielding MADPSDSNTTTGTNSSDEANTQYIAFLLVPFFFLLGLLGVLICHILKRKGYRCTTETDEDEELEKDEDEHEVEKDPEKGDLNETFSECNADTVGQIVQYIMKNEANTDALKAMVQESIDSEGAPVTPTSPNTPTSPNTPNSPLSPALPGFLPSTAKHTCNHLHTIGGASGHKNICNRCNQKKWPLMRRLSSKRIDRRSHMGEVTVLSVGRFRVTKCDPKLARDRRTLLITEPNGSVPSSPAKADPPALSTGAQSQVKGDDAK